A DNA window from Phoenix dactylifera cultivar Barhee BC4 chromosome 13, palm_55x_up_171113_PBpolish2nd_filt_p, whole genome shotgun sequence contains the following coding sequences:
- the LOC103706712 gene encoding transcription factor bHLH140 isoform X2, which translates to MEEKDSPTLQQEQEEVKGKRKTLVVILMGPPGSGKTTFCNDVMSSARRCWVRICQDTIANGKAGAKSQCLKSAADALKDGKSVFIDRCNLERDQRADFLRLGGAQADVHAVVLDLPARLCISRSVNRTGHEGNLQGGKAAAVVNRMLQKKELPQLSEGFSRITFCQNENDVKNAVKIYSALDLSDTLPSGVFGQRSKDAKVQLGIMKFLKKVEIPENETSGKCNVIDDNTCQDSIPRQETCGKDLCSMELEMENKDKKGSDSLEKSSVGDLSSNDVHTLAFPSISTADFQFDHEKASDIIVESVADFLRKVDNVRLVLVDLSHKSNILSLVRAKAAERNIDSKKFFTFVGDITQLYTKRGLRCNVIANAANWRLKPGGGGVNAAIFKAAGKSLEIATKERIETLSPGNSVAVPLPSTSPLYKFEGVTHVIHVLGPNMNPQRPNYLKNNYVKGCMVLRDAYSSLFEHFASISKSCLQREGSGDSRYNLSDPQSNLMEGTTSEQFPQSDQKIKREDPYDFERNKRSKGILTESSSKDKYNMQHGDHGFAESGINSDAPKSDDESRKTAVATKRTWGSWAQALYENAMHPEKHKNAVMEISNEYVVLNDRYPKAKKHILVLSRLHGLDCLADVQKEHLPLMKQLHAVGVQWAERFLSEDASLVFRLGYHSVPSMRQLHLHVISQDFDSTHLKNKKHWNSFNTAFFRDSTDAIEEIDKYGAAKINDEKLLTMELRCHRCRSAHPNIPKLKSHVANCKFSFPSHLLHNGRLVSASSKTVSEKP; encoded by the exons ATGGAGGAAAAAGATTCGCCGACCCTCCAAC aagaacaagaagaagtgaAGGGGAAAAGGAAAACCTTGGTGGTGATTCTGATGGGTCCCCCAGGCAGCGGCAAGACCACCTTCTGCAACGACGTCATGAGCTCCGCCCGCCGTTGCTGGGTTCGGATTTGCCAG GATACTATTGCAAATGGAAAAGCTGGAGCAAAATCACAGTGCTTAAAGAGTGCAGCTGATGCACTGAAGGATGGTAAAAGTGTTTTCATTGATAGATGCAACTTGGAGCGAGACCAGCGTGCTGATTTTCTGAGGCTTGGAGGAGCACAAGCAGATGTACATGCAGTGGTCCTTGATCTGCCTGCTCGGCTTTGTATTTCCCGGTCAGTGAACCGGACAGGGCATGAAGGGAACTTGCAAGGAGGAAAAGCTGCTGCTGTCGTTAATCGCATGCTACAAAAGAAAGAACTACCCCAGCTGAGTGAGGGATTCTCTCGGATTACATTTTGTCAGAACGAAAATGATGTTAAAAATGCTGTCAAAATATACAGTGCACTGGATCTGTCTGATACCCTTCCATCTGGAGTGTTTGGCCAGAGGAGTAAGGATGCAAAAGTCCAGCTTGGGATAATGAAATTTCTGAAGAAAGTAGAAATACCAGAGAATGAAACATCAGGCAAATGTAACGTGATAGATGACAATACTTGTCAAGATTCTATTCCAAGACAAGAAACTTGTGGAAAAGATCTGTGCTCCATGGAACTTGAAATGGAAAATAAGGATAAGAAAGGGAGTGACTCTTTGGAGAAATCTTCTGTTGGTGATCTTTCCTCGAATGATGTTCATACACTAGCTTTCCCATCCATTTCAACAGCAGATTTTCAATTTGACCATGAGAAGGCATCTGACATTATAGTAGAGAGCGTTGCTGATTTTTTGAGAAAGGTTGATAATGTCAGACTTGTTCTGGTCGACCTGagtcacaaatcaaatatcttATCTTTGGTTAGGGCTAAGGCTGCAGAGAGAAACATTGACTCTAAAAAATTCTTTACATTTGTTGGAGATATTACTCAGCTGTACACAAAAAGAGGCCTACGTTGTAATGTCATTGCCAATGCTGCCAACTG GCGGTTAAAACCTGGAGGTGGAGGGGTCAATGCAGCTATATTCAAAGCAGCAGGCAAATCACTAGAAATTGCAACCAAGGAACGAATCGAAACTCTTAGCCCAGGGAACTCTGTTGCAGTCCCTCTTCCCTCAACTTCTCCCCTGTATAAATTCGAAGGAGTGACCCATGTCATACATGTTCTTGGACCAAATATGAATCCACAGAGACCAAACTATCTTAAAAATAACTATGTCAAAGGATGCATGGTTCTTCGTGATGCGTACTCATCACTTTTTGAGCACTTTGCATCTATCTCAAAAAGCTGTCTTCAGAGGGAAGGCAGTGGAGATTCTAGATATAATCTTTCAGATCCACAAAGCAATCTCATGGAAGGAACTACCAGTGAGCAGTTTCCACAGAGTGATCAGAAGATCAAACGAGaggacccttatgattttgagaGAAACAAAAGATCCAAAGGAATTCTAACTGAATCAAGTTCAAAGGACAAATATAATATGCAGCATGGCGATCATGGATTTGCTGAATCTGGAATCAATTCTGATGCGCCAAAATCCGATGATGAGAGCAGAAAGACCGCTGTTGCTACGAAAAGAACATGGGGTTCTTGGGCCCAAGCTCTTTATGAGAATGCCATGCATCCTGAGAAGCACAAGAATGCTGTCATGGAGATATCAAATGAATATGTTGTTTTGAATGATCGGTATCCCAAG GCAAAAAAGCATATTCTGGTGCTTTCGAGATTGCATGGTCTCGACTGTCTTGCAGATGTCCAGAAAGAACACCTTCCTTTGATGAAACAATTGCATGCTGTGGGAGTGCAGTGGGCTGAAAGATTTTTAAGCGAAGATGCTTCTTTAGTATTTAGACTTGGATATCATTCA GTCCCATCAATGAGGCAACTGCACCTTCATGTTATAAGCCAGGATTTTGACTCGACGCACTTGAAGAACAAAAAACACTGGAACTCTTTTAACACCGCTTTTTTCCGTGATTCTACTGATGCAATAGAGGAGATTGATAAGTATGGAGCAGCAAAGATCAATGATGAGAAGTTGCTGACAATGGAGTTACGCTGCCACAGATGTCGGAGTGCACATCCTAATATCCCAAAGCTTAAATCCCATGTTGCTAATTGCAAATTTTCCTTTCCCTCTCATCTTCTCCACAATGGCCGACTTGTGTCGGCTTCATCAAAAACTGTAAGTGAAAAACCATGA
- the LOC103706714 gene encoding rRNA-processing protein fcf2-like — MPEENSSIGLSWAPKVPPLTNGNKNSSEKSRAPAKDSVWRPGNELVDGLFVPPSDPRKLNKLLKKSVKDTAGGSWFDMPAPTITPELKKDLEILKLRSAIDPKRHFKRGEKSKALPKYFQVGTIIEPASEFFSGRLKKKERKATLADELLSDHAFKAYRKRKVQEIEEKRQPGGVDKWKNKGRQTWKRAKQRREKAGH, encoded by the exons ATGCCAGAAGAAAATTCGTCGATTGGTCTTTCTTGGGCTCCAAAGGTGCCTCCTTTAACTAATGGAAACAAAAACAGCTCCGAGAAATCACGCGCTCCAGCGAAAGACTCTGTTTGGAGACCTGGCAATGAGCTCGTGGACGGATTGTTTGTTCCTCCCAGCGATCCGCGAAAGCTGAATAAATTGCTGAAGAAAAGTGTTAAAGACACTGCTGGCGGAAGCTG GTTTGATATGCCTGCTCCTACTATCACTCCGGAGCTAAAGAAAGATCTTGAGATTCTCAAG CTGAGGAGTGCTATCGATCCAAAAAGGCACTTCAAAAGGGGAGAGAAATCGAAGGCCCTCCCGAAGTATTTTCAG GTGGGTACCATTATTGAACCTGCATCTGAGTTCTTCTCAGGCAGgctgaagaagaaagagagaaaggcaACATTGGCGGATGAACTGCTATCTGATCATGCATTTAAGGCTTACAG AAAACGTAAGGTCCAAGAAATTGAGGAGAAACGTCAACCTGGTGGTGTTGATAAGTGGAAGAATAAGGGCCGACAGACATGGAAACGTGCCAagcaaagaagggaaaaagctgGTCATTGA
- the LOC103706712 gene encoding transcription factor bHLH140 isoform X1, with protein sequence MFTFSPFRLLSEEQEEVKGKRKTLVVILMGPPGSGKTTFCNDVMSSARRCWVRICQDTIANGKAGAKSQCLKSAADALKDGKSVFIDRCNLERDQRADFLRLGGAQADVHAVVLDLPARLCISRSVNRTGHEGNLQGGKAAAVVNRMLQKKELPQLSEGFSRITFCQNENDVKNAVKIYSALDLSDTLPSGVFGQRSKDAKVQLGIMKFLKKVEIPENETSGKCNVIDDNTCQDSIPRQETCGKDLCSMELEMENKDKKGSDSLEKSSVGDLSSNDVHTLAFPSISTADFQFDHEKASDIIVESVADFLRKVDNVRLVLVDLSHKSNILSLVRAKAAERNIDSKKFFTFVGDITQLYTKRGLRCNVIANAANWRLKPGGGGVNAAIFKAAGKSLEIATKERIETLSPGNSVAVPLPSTSPLYKFEGVTHVIHVLGPNMNPQRPNYLKNNYVKGCMVLRDAYSSLFEHFASISKSCLQREGSGDSRYNLSDPQSNLMEGTTSEQFPQSDQKIKREDPYDFERNKRSKGILTESSSKDKYNMQHGDHGFAESGINSDAPKSDDESRKTAVATKRTWGSWAQALYENAMHPEKHKNAVMEISNEYVVLNDRYPKAKKHILVLSRLHGLDCLADVQKEHLPLMKQLHAVGVQWAERFLSEDASLVFRLGYHSVPSMRQLHLHVISQDFDSTHLKNKKHWNSFNTAFFRDSTDAIEEIDKYGAAKINDEKLLTMELRCHRCRSAHPNIPKLKSHVANCKFSFPSHLLHNGRLVSASSKTVSEKP encoded by the exons ATGTTTACATTTTCTCCTTTCCGTTTGCTttcagaagaacaagaagaagtgaAGGGGAAAAGGAAAACCTTGGTGGTGATTCTGATGGGTCCCCCAGGCAGCGGCAAGACCACCTTCTGCAACGACGTCATGAGCTCCGCCCGCCGTTGCTGGGTTCGGATTTGCCAG GATACTATTGCAAATGGAAAAGCTGGAGCAAAATCACAGTGCTTAAAGAGTGCAGCTGATGCACTGAAGGATGGTAAAAGTGTTTTCATTGATAGATGCAACTTGGAGCGAGACCAGCGTGCTGATTTTCTGAGGCTTGGAGGAGCACAAGCAGATGTACATGCAGTGGTCCTTGATCTGCCTGCTCGGCTTTGTATTTCCCGGTCAGTGAACCGGACAGGGCATGAAGGGAACTTGCAAGGAGGAAAAGCTGCTGCTGTCGTTAATCGCATGCTACAAAAGAAAGAACTACCCCAGCTGAGTGAGGGATTCTCTCGGATTACATTTTGTCAGAACGAAAATGATGTTAAAAATGCTGTCAAAATATACAGTGCACTGGATCTGTCTGATACCCTTCCATCTGGAGTGTTTGGCCAGAGGAGTAAGGATGCAAAAGTCCAGCTTGGGATAATGAAATTTCTGAAGAAAGTAGAAATACCAGAGAATGAAACATCAGGCAAATGTAACGTGATAGATGACAATACTTGTCAAGATTCTATTCCAAGACAAGAAACTTGTGGAAAAGATCTGTGCTCCATGGAACTTGAAATGGAAAATAAGGATAAGAAAGGGAGTGACTCTTTGGAGAAATCTTCTGTTGGTGATCTTTCCTCGAATGATGTTCATACACTAGCTTTCCCATCCATTTCAACAGCAGATTTTCAATTTGACCATGAGAAGGCATCTGACATTATAGTAGAGAGCGTTGCTGATTTTTTGAGAAAGGTTGATAATGTCAGACTTGTTCTGGTCGACCTGagtcacaaatcaaatatcttATCTTTGGTTAGGGCTAAGGCTGCAGAGAGAAACATTGACTCTAAAAAATTCTTTACATTTGTTGGAGATATTACTCAGCTGTACACAAAAAGAGGCCTACGTTGTAATGTCATTGCCAATGCTGCCAACTG GCGGTTAAAACCTGGAGGTGGAGGGGTCAATGCAGCTATATTCAAAGCAGCAGGCAAATCACTAGAAATTGCAACCAAGGAACGAATCGAAACTCTTAGCCCAGGGAACTCTGTTGCAGTCCCTCTTCCCTCAACTTCTCCCCTGTATAAATTCGAAGGAGTGACCCATGTCATACATGTTCTTGGACCAAATATGAATCCACAGAGACCAAACTATCTTAAAAATAACTATGTCAAAGGATGCATGGTTCTTCGTGATGCGTACTCATCACTTTTTGAGCACTTTGCATCTATCTCAAAAAGCTGTCTTCAGAGGGAAGGCAGTGGAGATTCTAGATATAATCTTTCAGATCCACAAAGCAATCTCATGGAAGGAACTACCAGTGAGCAGTTTCCACAGAGTGATCAGAAGATCAAACGAGaggacccttatgattttgagaGAAACAAAAGATCCAAAGGAATTCTAACTGAATCAAGTTCAAAGGACAAATATAATATGCAGCATGGCGATCATGGATTTGCTGAATCTGGAATCAATTCTGATGCGCCAAAATCCGATGATGAGAGCAGAAAGACCGCTGTTGCTACGAAAAGAACATGGGGTTCTTGGGCCCAAGCTCTTTATGAGAATGCCATGCATCCTGAGAAGCACAAGAATGCTGTCATGGAGATATCAAATGAATATGTTGTTTTGAATGATCGGTATCCCAAG GCAAAAAAGCATATTCTGGTGCTTTCGAGATTGCATGGTCTCGACTGTCTTGCAGATGTCCAGAAAGAACACCTTCCTTTGATGAAACAATTGCATGCTGTGGGAGTGCAGTGGGCTGAAAGATTTTTAAGCGAAGATGCTTCTTTAGTATTTAGACTTGGATATCATTCA GTCCCATCAATGAGGCAACTGCACCTTCATGTTATAAGCCAGGATTTTGACTCGACGCACTTGAAGAACAAAAAACACTGGAACTCTTTTAACACCGCTTTTTTCCGTGATTCTACTGATGCAATAGAGGAGATTGATAAGTATGGAGCAGCAAAGATCAATGATGAGAAGTTGCTGACAATGGAGTTACGCTGCCACAGATGTCGGAGTGCACATCCTAATATCCCAAAGCTTAAATCCCATGTTGCTAATTGCAAATTTTCCTTTCCCTCTCATCTTCTCCACAATGGCCGACTTGTGTCGGCTTCATCAAAAACTGTAAGTGAAAAACCATGA